In the genome of Sphingomonas naphthae, one region contains:
- a CDS encoding prohead protease/major capsid protein fusion protein, whose amino-acid sequence MSHNRTRTLAPTPAPRRPDGQLIADVLDRITARRTAGESQSASPHAERRVAAPQGQRTLSLQPASWNAEARTIDVVWTTGARGVRFDFDTLALVDEELATGTANVRLDRLNRGAPVLNTHQKDDLGAQIGTVVPGSARMVGGQGIATLQLSAREDVAPIVADIAAGIIRNLSVGYTVHVFEVNRKASPRPLYRATDWEPTEISFVPVPFDAGAQVRDLPSHPGATCLVRTIPFQEPKAMSTSWMSRFTRAFIPAAPPAAAPAPTAPAEPSYERQASIAWLRDYTRMASETMTLPPELAADLALEMAERSMTEGQARDAVMQILGERQRNATGTISSVNGSPVANALIYGERSYDNPDFQAAAIGDALFARMSGSAPTEQARKFMNMSMVQIAGELMIRQGVRDVNRMGPNEILNSAAWNSGGTRSFAPDHGYARGLGGMHTTSDFPQLLMGAGERFLLTVFEAAASPLKQISRQRSARDFRAISGLQLSGFGTLLEVPDAGEIKHGTFKERKETYRLKTFAKQFALSRQAIINDDLNVFSDPITIMGRASAETEATLLADLINSNPALSDGIPLFDAQHGNLAATGAAPTSIGPLDAGRLAMRRQKDLDGKTPLAPAPKFIVSSVENETRIEQLLTMLQATTTDAANPFAGKLTPLVDPRLDPLPWYLFGAPGSAPMLEHAYLNDQAGPKVEMQDGWDVLGTKFRVYMDFGAGVVDWRGGYKNPGAAG is encoded by the coding sequence ATGAGCCACAACCGCACCCGCACTTTGGCGCCGACGCCGGCCCCCCGACGCCCCGATGGCCAGCTTATCGCCGACGTGCTGGATCGCATCACGGCCCGGCGGACGGCGGGGGAGTCGCAATCCGCCTCGCCGCACGCGGAGCGCCGGGTTGCAGCGCCGCAAGGGCAGCGCACCCTCTCGCTGCAGCCGGCCAGCTGGAACGCCGAAGCGCGCACGATCGACGTGGTGTGGACGACAGGCGCGCGCGGCGTCCGTTTCGACTTCGATACGCTGGCGCTGGTGGATGAGGAGCTGGCGACAGGCACCGCCAATGTCCGGCTCGATCGCCTCAATCGCGGCGCGCCCGTCCTCAATACGCACCAGAAAGACGACCTGGGCGCGCAGATCGGAACCGTCGTGCCGGGCAGCGCCCGCATGGTGGGCGGACAGGGCATCGCGACTCTGCAACTTTCGGCGCGCGAGGATGTGGCGCCGATCGTCGCGGATATTGCCGCCGGCATCATCCGCAACCTGTCGGTCGGCTACACCGTCCATGTTTTCGAGGTGAACCGGAAGGCCAGCCCGCGACCGCTGTACCGCGCGACGGACTGGGAGCCGACCGAAATCAGCTTCGTCCCCGTGCCTTTCGATGCCGGTGCGCAGGTTCGCGACCTGCCGAGCCATCCCGGCGCGACCTGCCTTGTCCGAACGATCCCCTTTCAGGAGCCCAAAGCTATGTCTACGTCGTGGATGTCCCGTTTCACCCGTGCCTTCATCCCCGCCGCGCCCCCGGCCGCCGCCCCGGCACCGACGGCGCCCGCCGAGCCGTCCTACGAGCGGCAAGCCTCGATTGCCTGGCTACGAGACTACACCCGTATGGCGAGCGAGACGATGACGCTGCCGCCCGAACTGGCGGCCGATCTCGCGCTGGAGATGGCGGAGCGGTCGATGACCGAGGGGCAGGCGCGCGATGCCGTCATGCAGATTCTCGGCGAGCGGCAGCGCAATGCCACGGGCACAATCTCGAGCGTCAACGGCTCGCCGGTCGCAAACGCGCTGATCTATGGCGAGCGCAGCTATGACAATCCCGACTTTCAGGCTGCGGCGATCGGCGATGCCCTGTTCGCGCGGATGAGCGGCAGCGCGCCCACCGAGCAGGCGCGCAAGTTTATGAATATGAGCATGGTGCAGATCGCGGGCGAGCTGATGATCCGGCAGGGCGTGCGCGACGTGAACCGCATGGGGCCGAACGAAATCCTCAATAGCGCCGCGTGGAACTCGGGCGGCACGCGCAGCTTCGCCCCCGATCACGGCTATGCGCGCGGGCTGGGCGGGATGCACACCACGTCCGATTTCCCGCAGCTGCTGATGGGCGCAGGCGAGCGGTTCCTGTTGACGGTCTTCGAGGCCGCCGCCTCGCCCCTCAAGCAGATCAGCCGGCAGCGTAGCGCACGGGATTTCCGCGCGATCAGCGGGCTCCAGCTGTCGGGTTTCGGCACGCTGCTGGAGGTGCCGGATGCCGGCGAGATCAAGCACGGCACGTTCAAGGAGCGGAAGGAAACCTATCGCCTCAAGACGTTCGCCAAGCAATTCGCGCTGTCGCGGCAGGCGATCATCAATGACGATCTGAACGTCTTCAGCGATCCCATCACGATCATGGGGCGCGCCTCGGCCGAGACCGAGGCGACATTGCTGGCGGACCTTATCAACAGCAATCCGGCGCTGAGCGACGGCATCCCGCTGTTCGATGCCCAGCATGGCAATTTGGCGGCGACGGGGGCGGCGCCGACAAGCATCGGCCCGCTTGACGCCGGTCGCCTAGCGATGCGGCGGCAGAAGGATTTGGACGGCAAGACGCCGCTCGCGCCGGCGCCCAAATTCATCGTGTCGAGTGTCGAGAACGAAACGCGGATCGAGCAGCTCCTGACCATGCTCCAGGCCACGACGACGGATGCGGCCAACCCGTTCGCCGGGAAGCTGACACCGCTGGTCGATCCGCGCCTCGACCCGCTGCCCTGGTATCTTTTCGGCGCGCCGGGCAGCGCGCCGATGCTGGAACATGCCTACCTGAACGACCAGGCCGGCCCCAAGGTCGAGATGCAGGACGGCTGGGACGTGCTGGGCACGAAGTTCCGCGTCTACATGGATTTCGGCGCGGGCGTGGTGGATTGGCGCGGCGGCTACAAGAACCCCGGCGCGGCCGGCTGA
- a CDS encoding TonB-dependent receptor domain-containing protein has protein sequence MGRRIFAGAGILAIATSAQFAAAQVQGAAAGDGAAQAAEAEIVITASRTGASGFRAPTPTTVVGAQALEQRQATNVADVLQELPAFKPSSSPSANGIKTQLPGTNQADLRSLGANRTLVLVDGMRVVPQAPANNTGVTVSPDLNQIPALMVERIDVVTGGASAQWGSDAVGGVVNVLLRKKFDGLKLTAQAGVSELGDAAQRRVGGVGGLNLLDDRLHIVAALDYTSSDEVGDLYTRDWGRRENQIVTNSASATNGLPVNLIVPGVRFYSSPDLLVTSSTVAAFRNRTFTGGQLVPFDAGSLIGGQATIGGQGFSQALNVSLVPGVRRLDPYARVQFDVSDAAKLYVVGSYSKLRSTLTPLPSRITGGTIRSDNAYLRQLYPAVAAALGSAGTLTFNRVNYDFYPQGRNGRIVVKNETPHIAGGIEGDLGGGWRYDAHVGWGRNTYRNTASGIGIRQRETFATDAVLFNGAITCRALVPGSTTYNPTAAAGCVPINLFGAGSPSAEAIGYVTGTSRAKAVYTQTTAAANVHGEPFETWAGPVALAAGVEYRREKEAVTADAIAAAGGFEIANAGPFRGDFDVKEGYVEALVPLLRDSPLGRSLDINGAVRVADYSSVGRQTTWKAGATYEPIRGIRLRGTASLDIRAPALFELFSPGSVANNTVSVRNPANGISYSANIPVNISRGNADLNAERSHTYTGGIVLEPAFAPGLSLSVDYYDIEVKDAITTLTSTAAGSLCNSGDSYYCSAFTFGATGAPTALNLGVQNLASVRVKGFDAVLAYRLPLHRLASSLPGTIEVNITGTRTADVLVDTGTGSGAVDRAGENSSLNTYATPSTRFTASTTYSVGGFSGTVQTNFISAGTIDNLYNSSAATTASRNHVPAFAYVNLFANQKVGDRFELFASIRNVLNTDPPAVPNPQLYTGTNGTYYDTIGRYFTAGVRVTF, from the coding sequence GTGGGTCGGCGCATTTTCGCCGGTGCGGGTATCCTGGCCATCGCGACCTCGGCGCAGTTCGCCGCCGCGCAGGTGCAGGGGGCAGCGGCTGGTGATGGGGCCGCGCAGGCCGCCGAGGCCGAAATCGTCATCACCGCCAGCCGTACCGGCGCTTCGGGATTCCGCGCGCCCACCCCCACCACCGTCGTCGGCGCCCAGGCGCTCGAGCAACGCCAGGCCACGAACGTCGCCGACGTCCTTCAGGAATTGCCGGCGTTCAAGCCGTCCAGCTCGCCCAGCGCCAACGGCATCAAGACGCAATTGCCGGGCACCAACCAGGCCGATCTGCGCAGCCTGGGCGCCAATCGCACTCTGGTCCTTGTCGATGGCATGCGGGTCGTGCCGCAGGCCCCCGCGAACAACACCGGCGTCACCGTATCGCCGGATCTCAACCAGATCCCCGCGCTCATGGTCGAGCGGATCGACGTGGTGACCGGCGGCGCATCGGCCCAATGGGGATCGGATGCCGTCGGCGGCGTCGTGAACGTCCTGCTCCGCAAGAAATTCGATGGGCTGAAGCTGACGGCGCAGGCGGGAGTTTCGGAGCTTGGCGACGCCGCGCAGCGCCGCGTCGGCGGCGTGGGCGGGCTCAACCTCCTCGACGACCGGCTGCATATCGTCGCCGCCCTCGACTACACCAGCAGCGACGAGGTCGGCGACCTCTACACCCGCGACTGGGGCCGGCGCGAGAACCAGATCGTCACCAACTCGGCTTCCGCGACCAACGGCCTGCCGGTCAATCTGATCGTGCCGGGCGTCCGCTTCTACAGTTCGCCCGACCTGCTGGTGACCAGCTCGACGGTCGCGGCCTTCCGCAATCGCACCTTCACCGGCGGGCAGCTCGTGCCCTTCGATGCGGGCTCGCTGATCGGCGGGCAGGCCACGATCGGCGGTCAGGGCTTCTCGCAGGCGCTCAACGTGTCGCTGGTGCCCGGTGTCCGCCGCCTCGATCCCTATGCCCGCGTCCAGTTCGACGTAAGCGACGCCGCGAAGCTCTATGTCGTCGGTTCCTATTCGAAGCTGCGGTCCACCCTGACGCCGCTTCCCTCGCGGATCACCGGCGGCACGATCCGCAGCGACAATGCGTATCTGCGCCAGCTCTATCCGGCGGTCGCCGCGGCGCTCGGCTCGGCCGGCACCCTGACGTTCAACCGCGTCAATTATGATTTCTACCCGCAGGGCCGCAATGGACGCATCGTCGTCAAGAACGAGACCCCCCATATCGCGGGCGGCATCGAGGGCGATCTGGGGGGCGGCTGGCGCTACGACGCGCATGTCGGCTGGGGGCGCAACACCTATCGCAACACGGCCTCCGGCATCGGCATCCGCCAGCGCGAGACCTTCGCGACCGACGCGGTCCTGTTCAATGGCGCCATCACCTGCCGCGCGCTCGTGCCGGGCAGCACGACGTATAACCCGACGGCGGCGGCGGGTTGCGTCCCCATCAATCTGTTCGGCGCCGGCTCCCCTTCGGCCGAGGCGATCGGCTATGTCACCGGCACGTCGCGCGCCAAGGCGGTCTATACGCAGACCACCGCCGCCGCCAATGTGCACGGCGAGCCGTTCGAGACCTGGGCGGGGCCGGTCGCTTTGGCCGCCGGCGTCGAATATCGGCGCGAGAAGGAGGCTGTAACGGCCGATGCGATCGCGGCGGCCGGCGGCTTCGAGATCGCCAATGCCGGCCCCTTCCGCGGCGATTTCGATGTGAAGGAAGGCTATGTCGAGGCGCTGGTGCCGCTGCTGCGGGATTCGCCGCTCGGCCGGTCGCTCGACATCAACGGCGCCGTCCGCGTCGCCGACTACAGTTCCGTCGGGCGGCAGACGACCTGGAAGGCCGGCGCCACCTACGAACCGATCCGGGGCATCCGACTGCGCGGCACGGCCTCGCTCGACATTCGCGCACCTGCCTTGTTCGAGCTGTTCAGCCCCGGCTCGGTCGCGAACAACACCGTCAGCGTGCGGAACCCCGCCAACGGCATTTCCTATTCGGCCAACATTCCGGTCAACATCAGCCGCGGCAATGCCGATCTGAATGCGGAGCGGTCGCACACCTATACCGGCGGCATCGTCCTGGAGCCGGCCTTCGCGCCCGGCCTCAGCCTGTCGGTCGATTATTACGATATCGAGGTCAAGGATGCGATCACGACGCTGACGAGCACCGCCGCCGGCAGCCTCTGCAATTCCGGCGACAGCTATTATTGCTCGGCCTTCACTTTCGGCGCCACCGGTGCGCCGACCGCGCTCAACCTCGGCGTGCAGAACCTCGCCTCGGTGCGCGTGAAGGGCTTCGATGCCGTGCTCGCCTACCGCCTGCCGCTCCACCGGCTGGCGAGTTCGCTGCCGGGCACGATCGAAGTGAACATCACCGGCACCCGCACCGCCGACGTGCTGGTCGATACGGGCACGGGCAGCGGGGCGGTCGATCGCGCGGGCGAGAACAGCTCGCTCAACACCTATGCGACGCCATCGACCCGCTTCACCGCGTCCACGACCTATTCGGTCGGGGGCTTCTCGGGGACGGTGCAGACGAACTTCATCTCGGCCGGCACGATCGACAATCTCTACAACAGTTCGGCCGCCACGACGGCCAGTCGCAATCACGTCCCGGCGTTCGCTTATGTGAACCTCTTCGCCAACCAGAAGGTGGGCGACCGGTTCGAGCTGTTCGCCTCCATCCGCAATGTCCTCAATACCGATCCGCCGGCCGTGCCGAACCCGCAGCTCTACACCGGTACGAACGGCACCTATTACGACACGATCGGCCGTTACTTCACCGCCGGCGTGCGCGTGACCTTCTGA
- a CDS encoding helix-turn-helix domain-containing protein codes for MIVSTDKIYDFDEKSAARIMGVVPRTLRNWRKAGKIGFYRTPGGRVRYSIDQLIEVRTGGRVDAAFDPTFPPFAAQGSSTADAPVAIIPA; via the coding sequence ATGATCGTGTCCACCGACAAGATTTATGACTTCGACGAGAAATCGGCGGCGCGGATCATGGGCGTGGTGCCCCGGACGCTTCGCAACTGGCGGAAGGCGGGCAAGATCGGCTTCTATCGAACGCCTGGCGGCCGCGTCCGCTATTCGATCGATCAGCTGATCGAGGTGCGGACCGGAGGGCGCGTCGATGCCGCGTTTGACCCCACGTTTCCACCTTTTGCCGCACAAGGGTCATCGACCGCCGACGCCCCCGTGGCGATCATTCCGGCATGA
- a CDS encoding phage/plasmid primase, P4 family, whose translation MLPVSDSNALLAAALEYAARGWPVFPCSPRDKKPLIPRDKDDAGKPIKGTGGLHKASVDADTVRTWWERWPKAMIGLRMGVNGLFVLDFDPRTDEATGEEWTLDRLKGELEEQMRCPLPASLAVRTPSGGVHVYLAQPAGAAIRNRDNLPEHVDVRGEGGYVIAPPSVMADGLRYRWLRDDAAAPIVAAPPALAAILQAGKGAKKDVGKLVGEGVGAGDDGLRRYGLAALDAECRSIQSAPSGKRQNALNAGAYAVAQLAAGGALSETMARRAILAAALANPGNDDEGAIVATIDSGWAAGFAKPRDLSDVGTRAAHAPSRSSRLATANDNPHLPSCDEAEALHRRLAMRPMTDLGNAERFAERFGRRIRYVDKMGWMAYDGRRFILDGAEALIGGWVHETVRAIREEARAMRDSGRRDLGIEGAIDDLVETKRDGTEVLLSDKLVTWAKASESANRLSCIAGIARNLSRHGLTVQPEQLDRNPFLVNILNGTLELVTDPHAPQPWAELRLRPHDPADLITRLAPVEYDPDAACPVYDRFLARVQPGQDMRRFLHQWGGLSLTGDVSEQKLAFFHGKGANGKSTLVDTWATIAGDYAGTVPIETFLDQGRKRKGSDASPDLAALVGVRMLRTSEPEKGSKLAEALIKLATGGEPMPVRRLNRDPFDLHPAFKMTVSGNHRPSISGVDDGIWRRVMLVPWDVQIPDTEKDRQLVAKMQREAPGILNRLLAGLIDWRLNGLVEPASVRGATADYREQSDPLGRFLAACTRSETGQRVQSSKLYALFIAWAKATGEREWSQVGFSKALTDRGFKRIESHGMRWLDLIATRTPEELEADDWADPVASSPPRPWEDDDGWPL comes from the coding sequence GTGCTGCCGGTGAGCGATTCTAACGCACTCTTGGCAGCTGCGCTCGAATATGCCGCACGTGGCTGGCCGGTTTTTCCATGTTCGCCACGCGACAAGAAGCCCCTGATCCCGCGTGACAAGGATGACGCTGGCAAGCCGATCAAGGGAACCGGCGGGCTGCACAAAGCCAGCGTAGACGCTGACACAGTTCGCACCTGGTGGGAGCGTTGGCCAAAGGCGATGATCGGCCTTCGCATGGGCGTGAACGGCTTGTTTGTGCTCGACTTCGATCCGCGCACCGATGAGGCGACGGGCGAGGAATGGACGCTCGATCGTCTGAAGGGCGAACTCGAAGAGCAGATGCGGTGCCCGCTCCCGGCCTCGCTGGCGGTGCGAACGCCGAGCGGCGGCGTCCACGTCTACCTTGCCCAGCCCGCCGGTGCGGCGATCCGCAACCGTGACAATCTACCCGAGCATGTCGACGTGCGCGGAGAAGGCGGCTACGTGATCGCGCCGCCAAGCGTCATGGCCGATGGGCTCCGCTATCGCTGGTTGCGCGATGATGCCGCCGCGCCGATCGTCGCCGCCCCGCCCGCGCTGGCCGCGATCCTGCAAGCCGGCAAGGGTGCAAAAAAAGACGTTGGCAAGCTTGTCGGGGAGGGCGTGGGGGCGGGCGACGATGGCCTGCGACGCTATGGCCTCGCCGCGCTGGATGCGGAGTGCCGCTCGATCCAGAGCGCGCCCTCCGGTAAGCGGCAGAACGCGCTGAATGCGGGTGCCTATGCCGTCGCGCAGTTGGCGGCTGGCGGCGCGCTCAGCGAGACGATGGCGCGGCGCGCGATCCTGGCGGCAGCGCTGGCGAACCCCGGCAACGACGACGAAGGCGCGATCGTTGCCACCATCGACAGCGGCTGGGCCGCCGGATTTGCCAAGCCGCGCGACCTGTCGGACGTGGGAACGCGGGCTGCGCATGCCCCGTCTCGTTCGTCGCGGCTGGCAACCGCGAATGACAACCCACACTTGCCGTCTTGCGACGAAGCCGAGGCGCTGCATCGCCGGCTGGCGATGCGGCCGATGACGGACTTGGGCAACGCCGAGCGCTTCGCAGAACGGTTCGGAAGGCGCATCCGCTACGTCGATAAGATGGGCTGGATGGCCTATGACGGCCGGCGCTTCATCTTGGACGGTGCCGAGGCGCTTATCGGCGGCTGGGTGCACGAGACGGTACGCGCGATCCGCGAAGAGGCACGCGCAATGCGCGATAGCGGCCGGCGCGACCTTGGTATCGAGGGCGCGATCGACGACCTCGTGGAGACCAAGCGCGACGGCACGGAGGTGCTGCTGTCGGACAAGCTGGTGACCTGGGCAAAGGCTTCGGAGAGCGCCAACCGCCTGTCCTGCATCGCCGGCATCGCGCGCAATCTGTCGCGCCATGGGCTGACGGTTCAGCCGGAGCAGCTGGATCGCAATCCTTTCCTCGTCAACATCCTGAACGGCACGCTGGAACTGGTGACGGACCCGCACGCGCCGCAACCATGGGCGGAACTGCGCTTGCGCCCGCACGATCCGGCGGACCTCATCACGCGCCTGGCGCCGGTCGAGTACGATCCCGATGCGGCCTGCCCGGTCTATGACCGCTTCCTTGCGCGGGTGCAGCCTGGGCAGGACATGCGGCGATTCCTGCACCAATGGGGCGGGCTGTCGCTGACGGGCGATGTGTCCGAACAGAAGCTGGCCTTCTTCCACGGCAAGGGCGCGAACGGCAAATCGACCTTGGTCGATACATGGGCGACGATCGCGGGCGACTATGCCGGCACGGTGCCGATCGAGACGTTCCTCGATCAAGGCCGGAAGCGGAAGGGGTCTGATGCGTCGCCTGATCTAGCCGCGCTCGTCGGCGTGCGGATGCTGCGCACGTCGGAGCCGGAAAAGGGCTCCAAACTGGCGGAAGCCCTTATCAAGCTGGCGACGGGTGGCGAGCCCATGCCGGTGCGCCGGCTGAACCGCGATCCGTTCGATCTGCATCCCGCGTTCAAGATGACCGTTTCGGGCAATCATCGCCCGTCGATCAGCGGTGTGGATGACGGCATCTGGCGCCGCGTCATGCTGGTGCCTTGGGACGTGCAGATCCCCGACACCGAGAAGGATCGGCAGCTTGTCGCTAAGATGCAGCGCGAGGCGCCCGGCATCCTCAACCGCCTTTTGGCCGGCCTGATCGACTGGCGGCTGAACGGCCTTGTGGAGCCCGCCAGCGTGCGCGGTGCGACAGCTGACTATCGAGAGCAAAGTGACCCGCTGGGCCGCTTCCTTGCCGCCTGCACACGCAGCGAGACAGGGCAGCGAGTGCAATCGTCCAAGCTCTACGCACTCTTCATAGCGTGGGCCAAGGCCACCGGCGAACGCGAGTGGTCACAGGTTGGCTTCAGCAAGGCGCTAACCGATCGCGGCTTCAAGCGGATCGAGAGCCACGGGATGCGATGGCTTGACCTGATCGCCACGCGCACACCCGAGGAATTGGAAGCCGACGATTGGGCCGACCCCGTTGCGTCGTCGCCCCCGCGCCCCTGGGAGGATGACGATGGCTGGCCACTGTAG